Proteins from a single region of Bacteroidia bacterium:
- the ribH gene encoding 6,7-dimethyl-8-ribityllumazine synthase has product MATHIFEKRSLSIPELSHRYFSIVYSEWNKSITEKLLEGAKKAFYEYGIQDKRIMVSRVPGAYEVPIMVKHILHKAYFPVSGIVALGCVIKGETNHDEYINHAVAQKLMDLSIQYCIPITYGMVTTFNITQAEARISKGYEAALSLLYLLDEMNKVARA; this is encoded by the coding sequence ATGGCAACACATATATTTGAAAAAAGAAGCTTATCTATTCCCGAGCTATCTCATCGATATTTTAGCATTGTATATAGCGAATGGAACAAGTCTATCACAGAGAAATTACTTGAAGGGGCTAAAAAAGCTTTTTATGAGTATGGCATACAGGACAAAAGAATTATGGTTTCACGTGTACCTGGGGCTTACGAAGTACCGATTATGGTTAAACATATCCTTCATAAAGCGTATTTTCCTGTTTCAGGAATAGTGGCTTTGGGATGTGTTATTAAAGGGGAAACAAACCACGATGAATACATCAATCATGCAGTAGCTCAAAAATTGATGGACTTGTCTATTCAATACTGTATTCCTATCACTTATGGAATGGTAACTACTTTTAACATAACCCAAGCTGAAGCCCGAATATCCAAAGGATACGAAGCTGCACTTTCTTTGCTGTACCTATTAGATGAGATGAATAAAGTTGCGCGTGCATAG
- a CDS encoding DUF6438 domain-containing protein, translating to MKVIVLTSLLTMCLLFSESCAQEVKKLKKNTLIITIERESCRGFCPAYKMTIYGDGTVEYEGKRNVDNIGKFEKKIPKSKVQELLKAFQEANYMNLEDVYDDPSTADAVAVYTSIKFVDKKDGKEKSKSIKNRMGGPQALNILQDKIDSIVGKEGFKKKS from the coding sequence ACTAACTATGTGCTTATTATTTTCAGAGTCTTGTGCGCAGGAGGTTAAAAAACTAAAAAAGAATACTTTAATAATTACTATTGAACGAGAGTCCTGTCGTGGATTTTGCCCTGCGTACAAGATGACTATTTACGGCGATGGTACGGTAGAATATGAAGGTAAGCGAAATGTAGACAATATAGGTAAGTTTGAAAAGAAAATACCTAAAAGTAAGGTACAAGAATTACTTAAAGCTTTTCAAGAAGCTAATTACATGAATTTGGAAGATGTGTATGACGACCCTTCTACTGCGGATGCTGTAGCAGTCTACACTAGTATTAAGTTTGTAGATAAAAAAGATGGAAAAGAAAAAAGCAAGTCTATTAAAAACCGAATGGGAGGTCCTCAAGCCCTTAACATTTTGCAAGATAAGATAGATAGCATTGTAGGTAAAGAAGGTTTTAAGAAAAAGTCATAG